CCTCTCGGAGTGAGGCTGGTCCTTTAACTCCTAAGGTTGTGCTTCTGTCAAATATCCCAGGCGGTAGCAGCGCGGGGCCGCTCGCCTGCCGGCACTTCGTGCTGTGACGGATGCGGCCCCGGCGATGTCAGTGACTTCAGGGAATACGGGCGATGACCTTTATCTCGAAGTCGAAGCCGGCGAGCCAGTTGACGCCGAGTGCAGTCCAGTTCGGGTAGGGTGGCTTGCTGAAAATCTCCTGCTTGACCGCCATGATCGTTCCGAACTGGTTTTCGGGATCGGTGTGGAAAGTGGTGACGTCGACAATATCATCCAGCGTGCAGCCGGCGGCACTCAGCGTGGCCTTCAGGTTTTCAAAGGCGAGCCGCACTTGGCTTTCGAAATCGGGTTCCGGTGTTCCGTCCGGACGGCTGCCGACCTGTCCAGATACGAACAGCAGATCGCCGGATCGGATCGCGGCGGAATAGCCGTGCTTCTCATAAAGAGCGTGCCGGTCGGCCGGAAAGATTGCTTCGCGTTGGGTCATTCTGATCTCTCTTCATTGTTGACAACGACCGATGAGCGCGGCGTGACGCTTCACATCTCGCACCAAATTTCGTATACGGTTCGTATATGAAATATGTAGTGTGCGGAGCGTATGTCAAGTTAATATACGCGCCGTATATGAAATTGAGGGATGAATGGCGAAGAAGCGTAGCGAAACGATGCAGGAGAACCGCGTCAAATTGATCGCGGCAGCGCGAAAGGCTTTTGCGGAAAAGGGCTACTCCGCAGCATCGATGGACGAGTTGACGGCGGACGTCGGTCTGACACGGGGCGCGCTCTACCACAATTTCCAAGACAAGCGCGGGCTGCTGGCGGCGGTGGTCGATCAGATCGACACGGAGATGGCGGTGCGCGCTCAAGAGATCGGCGCGGGCGCAGGCAGCGATTGGCAGGGCCTGCTCGCCGAGGGTGCGGCCTATATCGAGATGGCGCTCAATCCGGAAGTCCAGCGCATCGTCCTGCTCGACGGACCGGCGGTGCTGGGCGATCCCTCGCAGTGGCCGAGCCAGAACAATTGCCTGCAGGTGACCAAGACCACGGTGGAGCGCCTGATCGCCCAAGGCATCCTCAAGCCGCTTGACGCAGAGGCGGCGGCCCGATTGCTGAGCGGCGCAGCTCTCAATGCCGCTCTGTGGATCGCCGCCAGCGAAGATCC
This Rhizobium brockwellii DNA region includes the following protein-coding sequences:
- a CDS encoding TetR/AcrR family transcriptional regulator, coding for MAKKRSETMQENRVKLIAAARKAFAEKGYSAASMDELTADVGLTRGALYHNFQDKRGLLAAVVDQIDTEMAVRAQEIGAGAGSDWQGLLAEGAAYIEMALNPEVQRIVLLDGPAVLGDPSQWPSQNNCLQVTKTTVERLIAQGILKPLDAEAAARLLSGAALNAALWIAASEDPQSVLPKAVEAFHALAAGLLVERL
- a CDS encoding RidA family protein gives rise to the protein MTQREAIFPADRHALYEKHGYSAAIRSGDLLFVSGQVGSRPDGTPEPDFESQVRLAFENLKATLSAAGCTLDDIVDVTTFHTDPENQFGTIMAVKQEIFSKPPYPNWTALGVNWLAGFDFEIKVIARIP